The genomic DNA GCGACGACCGCGCCGCCGCGGTCAAGCGTCACAAGCTCCCCACCTTCACGGTGATGGCCGACGACTACGACGCGTACTACCTCAACCAGCTCTACGAGATCTTCACCCAGTACGGGCCGATCGAGGAGCTCTGGCTGGACGGCGCCAACCCCTGGTCCGGCTCCGGCATCACCCAGAAGTACAACGTCAAGCAGTGGTTCGACATGGTCAAGGCGCTGTCGCCGAACACCGTCGTCTTCCAGGGCCCACAGGGCGTGCGCTGGGTCGGCAACGAGGGCGGCACCGCCCGTGAGACCGAGTGGAGCGTCACCCCGCACGCCACCGACCCGTGGACCGGACTCGGCAGTCTGCCCAACGACTCGACCGACGCCGACATCGGCTCGCGCGCCAGGCTGCTCGACCCGACGACCAAGTACCTGCAGTGGTACCCGGCCGAGGCGGACGTCTCCATCCGGCCCGGCTGGTTCTACCACCCGGACCAGCAGCCCAAGACTTCCGCACAGCTGATGAACCTGTACGAGAAGAGCGTCGGCCGGAACGCCTCACTGCTGCTCAACGTGCCGCCCGGCCAGGACGGCCGGATCGCCGACGCGGACGTCGCGTCGCTGACGGCCTTCGGCAAGGCGGTACGCAGCACCTACGGCACCGATGTGCGGCGTACGAAGGGTCGTACGTACACCTTCGACCGGGTCGCCGTCCGCGAGGACATCCGGCACGGACAGCGGGTCGAGAAGTTCGCCGTGGAGGCCAGGATCGACGGCAGCTGGCAGCGGATCGCCGAGGGCACCACGATCGGTAACCGGCGCATCCTGCCGCTCGCCTCGCCCGTCACCGCGACAGCGGTACGGGTCAAGGTCCTGGAGTCCCGGGCCACACCTCACCTCGGGGCGACCACGCTGCACCTGAGTTCGACCGGATGAGCCGCCGGCCGGGGGCAGGGGGTCACCCCCGGTCGAGATAGGCCAGCACCGCAAGAACGCGGCGGTTGTCGTCGTCGGACGGCGGCAGGCCGAGCTTCCCGAAGATATTCGAGGTGTGCTTGGCCACCGCCCGCTCCGTGATCACCATCTTCGAGGCGATCGCCACGTTCGAACGGCCCTGAGCCATCAGCTCCATGACCTCCAGCTCGCGCGGTGTCAGCCCGCCCATCGGCTTGTCCTGCGCCCGTCGCGACAGAAGCTGCGAGATCACCTGCGGGTCCATCGCCGTGCCGCCGGCCGCGACCCTGCGTACCGCGTCGATGAACTGGTCGGCGTCGAAGACCCGGTCCTTGAGCAGGTATCCGATGGCCCCGTTGCCGTCCGCCAGCAGCTCGCGAGCGTACAACTGCTCCACATGCTGGGAGAGTACGAGCACCGGCAGCCCCGGCCGGGCCTTTCGGGCCGCCAGTGCGCACTGCAGGCCCTCGTCCGTGTGGGACGGCGGGAGCCGGACGTCGACGACGGCGACGTCCGGCTCCAACTCGGCCAGTGCCCTGGTCAGTTCGGGCCCGGTCTCGACGGCGGCCGCGATCTCGAAGTCGTACGCCTGCAGCATCCGCACCAGACCGTCGCGCAGCAGAAAGAGATCTTCGGCTAGGACAACTCGCAAGGGATCTCCATGGTCACCATGGTGGGACCGCCCGCGGGGCTGCTGACGGCCATGATGCCGTCGAATGTACCGAGTCGGCGTTCGATACCGCTCAGTCCCGAGCCCGGTCCGATCGTCGCGCCGCCCTTCCCGTTGTCCGTGACGGAGATCCGCAGCATCGAGTCGGCGTGGTGGATGTCCACCCAGAGACGGTCCGCCCCCGAGTGCTTGGCGGCGTTCGTCAGGGTCTCGCTGACCGCGAAGTACGCGGCCGACTCGACCGGTGCCTCGGCGCGACCGGCCAGCTCCACGTCGACCTCGGCCGCGATGGGCAGCCGCAGTGCCAACGCCTTGACGGCGTCCCCGAGTCCGCGTTCGGCCAGGACCGGCGGGTGGATCCCCCGCACGAGGTCGCGCAGCTCGGTGAGGGCTTCCGCCGAGGACTCGCGGGCCGTCGCGAGAAGCCTCTTGGCCTGCGCCGGGTCCTTCTCGATCAGCGCCTCGATCGTGCCCAGATTCATGCCCATGGCGACCAGCCGGGCCTGCGCGCCGTCGTGCAGATCGCGCTCGATACGGCGCAGTTCGGACGCGGCGGTGTCCACGGCCTCGTGCCGGGTCTCGGTGAGCCGGTCGATCCGCCGGGCCAGCTCCTGTTCATGGGTGGGCGCCAGCAGCGAGCGCGCGATCACGAAGTGCAGCCGCAACAGCGGATTGCTGACCTTCAGACCCGTCAGGAAGAACACCACACCGAGCGCCGCGGCGGCCAGCGCCGTCGCCTGGCTGTCGACCGGCACGAACGCGTACCAGTACCGGTCGTCCGTGAAGACCCGCCACAGGCCCGCCGCCAGGACGAACCCCTCCACCGGATAGAGCAGCAGCGCCGAGGCGAGGACCGACACGAAGTAGCCGGCCGTCATGTCGACCAGCAGCCACTGGATGTCCCGCCAGGTCGCCGGATCCTTCAGCATCAGCGTCGTCCGCTCCACCTGCCCCGTGAACCCGCCACGCAGGTCCTTCGGGAAGGGACGGTAGGGGACCGGGATGCGGACGTCCGACCAGGTCGCCGCCAGCAGCCGGCGCTGGTTGGCGTGCCTGCGGACCGCGTCCAGCACCTGTGGGGTGGTGAACAGGCCCAGGCCCAGCGGAATGAAGGCGATCGAGAGCACCGCCAGGACGAACAGGGTGATCGATCCGGCGAGGCCGGCGATCGACAGTACGATCCCGCGCCCGGCGGCCAGCAGCGCGGACCGTATCCGGCTCTGCATCGCGTTCATGATGGTCCCTCTCCCCTTGCCGGGCCCCTCGTGACAGGCCGCGGTCCGAGGACAGTCTCACCCGGCGGTCAGGCGTGACGTCAGCCGTTTCGCCACCCGGGAGGGGTGTACCCAGCACCACCGTCGAGCCCTCGCCCTACGCCTCCGGGGGAGGGGGTTCCGGCGGCTGGGGCGGCAGGCGCCCCGTTCCTAGGTTCATGAGCGAGTCATTCGACGTCAACTTCTGGGGGCGAAACGCCATGAGGCGCAATCTCGCGGCACGCATCGGCGTGTGGAGCGCACACCATCGCAGGACGGCCATCCTCGGCTGGCTGCTCTTCGTCGTGCTCGCCACGGGCATCGGCGGGGCATCCGGCATGGTCGAGATGACGGACGCCGAGAACGCCACGGGCGACTCGGCGCGGGCCGAGCAGATCCTCGACGACGCCGGCCTCGCCCATCCCGCGGGTGAGCTGGTCATGGTGTCCGCGGCGAAGGCGGGCGAGTGGCGGGACGCGGCCCGTGAGGTCTCCGCCGCCGTGCAGCGGACCGGCGAGGTCCGGAACCTCGCGGCGCCCATCCCGTCCAAGGACGGCAAGGACGCCCTGATCACCTTTGACATGAAGCGAGACGCGGCGACTTCCGCGGACCGGGTGCAGCCGGTGCTCGACGCCGTGTCCGGGGTCCGGGAGAAACGGCCGGACGTCACGATCCATCAGTTCGGCGAGGCCAGTGCCGGGAAGTGGCTCGGCGACCTGCTCTCCGAGGACTTCAAGAAGGCCGAGTTCACCGCCGTACCCCTGGCCCTGGGCATCCTGCTGGTCGCCTTCGGCGCCGTGGTCGCGGCCCTGCTGCCGGTCGGGCTCGCACTCACCGCCTGCATGGCCGCCTTCGGTCTGCTGTCGCTGGCCAGCCACCAACTGCATCTCTTCCAGACCACGTACTCCGTGATGTTCCTGATGGGCTTCGCCGTCGGCGTCGACTACTGCCTCTTCTACCTGCGGCGCGAGCGCGACGAGCGGGCCGCGGGGCGCGACGCCGAAACGGCGCTGCGGATCGCGGCGGCGACCAGCGGCCGGGCCGTGCTGGTCTCCGGGCTCACCGTCACGGTCGCGATGGCCGGCATGTTCCTGTCCGGACTGATGCTGTTCAAGGGATTCGCGCTGGCCACGATCACCGTCGTCCTCATCGCCGTGCTCGGCTCGGTGACCGTGCTTCCCGCGCTGCTGTCCTGGCTCGGGGACCGGATCGACGCGGGGCGGGTGCCGCTGCTGAACCGGCGCTCCCGGCGGGGCGCGCGGGCCGGCGGCTCCTTCGCAGGCACGATCCTCGGTCCTGTCCTGGCCCGGCCCAAGGTCTTCGCCGTCTCCGCGGTCGTCGTCCTGCTGGCCCTGGCCGCGCCCGCCCTCGGCATGAAGACCGAGTCGCTCGGCCTGGAGAAGCAGTTCGGTTCGGACTCGGAGCTCTCCGTGGCGTACCGGAACATCGAGGAGTCGTTCCCGGGCGGCCCCGCCCCCGCCCTCCTCGTGATCGAGGCGGACGACATCGACTCGCCCGAACTGCGCAAGGCGCTGGCCGAGTTCGGCCCCGACAAGGTGACCGTGCACCGGGCGCAGAACGTCGCGGAGATCGAGGTGCCGCTGCCGGACGGCAGGTCCGACCTGGCCGAGCTGCGCGACAAGAGGGTGCCCGCCGCCTTCGACGGGACGGGTGCGCAGGCGTACGTCACCGGGGAGCTGGCCGGGTCCGTCGACTTCAACGATCAGCTGAAGCGCGGCATCGTCCCCGTCTTCGCGTTCATCACGGCGGTGACCTTCCTGCTGATGCTGTTCTGCTTCCGCTCGTACGTCATCGCGGTGACGTCAATCTTCCTCAACCTGCTGTCCGTGGGCGCAGCGTACGGAGTGATGGTCGCCGTCTTCCAGCACGGCTGGGGCGCTTCGCTGATCGGCTCGGAGGGGGTCGGAGCGATCGAGGCATGGATGCCGCTGTTCGTCCTGGTGGTGCTCTTCGGCCTCTCGATGGACTACCACGTGTTCGTGGTCTCCCGGATCCGCGAGGCCCGGCAGAGCGGTCTGGACACCCGGGCGGCCATCGACACGGGCATCCGGCGGACGGCGGGCGCCGTGACCGGCGCGGCCGTGATCATGGTGGCGGTGTTCGCGGTCTTCGGGACGCTGTCCATGCAGGACATGCAGCAGATGGGCGTCGGCCTCGCCGTCGCGGTGCTGCTGGACGCCACGATCGTACGGATGGTCCTGTTGCCGTCCGTCATGGCGCTGCTCGGTGAGCGGAACTGGCGGACTCCGCGCGGCCTTTCCAGGCTGCCGAGTCCGGAACACGGCGAGGCGGAGGCGGCGGGAGCGGTGGCCGAGCCGGTTCCGTCCGGACCGGGGCTCCACGGCTGACGCCCGTACGAAGAGGCCCTGGCCCACCGGGTACGACCGGTCGGCCAGGGCTTGTCTCGTGCGGCCCCGTCAGGGGGCGTACTTGTAACCGACGCGGCGCACCGTCTGGATCGACCGGCGGTGCTCGGCGCCCAGCTTTCGGCGCAGCCGGGCGATGTGGACGTCGACGGTGCGCCCGTCGCCCACATGCCCGTAGCCCCAGACGGTCGTCACCAACTGGTCGCGGGTGTGCACCCGGTGCGGGTGCGCCACAAGGTGGGCGAGCAGCTCGAACTCGAGGAACGTGAGGTCGAGCGTGTTCTCGTCCACCATCGCGGTGCGCCGCACCGTGTCGATGAGCACCGGACCGGCCGAGGCCGGGGTCTCCACCGGCCGCGGCACGATCCGCCGGGCGGCGGCCGCCGCGGCGGCGGGCTGCTGATCGGCGGGCACGAGCACCAGGTAGCCGATCATCGGCGGTTGGCCCGGCAGCGCCGGAAGGGTGTGCTGGGGCGCGGGCAGCCAGGTGGCGCCCGGCGGGAGGAAGTCGGCCACATCGGCCGGCTGGACGATCTCGTCGGGGTCGACGGCGCGCAGTCGGTGGCGGTTCGGGGAGACGGAGCGGGCGGAGGGTGGGGCCGCAGCGGTCGCCGACGGGGCTGTGGTGACAGCGGTGGCGGCGGAGAAGGTGCGAGTGTTCGCCATGAGGGTCAGCTCTTTCGCGCGAAGGAGTCGTCGAGGGACGGACTTGCGTCGTGCGCGCGGACCGAAGACCGGGGTGAGCGGCTTTAGAGGGCCTGCGCGTTCCACGCGCGACAACACACCCGGTCGAAGTCGTGATGCTGACGAGAAGGCCAGAACGGCT from Streptomyces sp. NBC_01707 includes the following:
- a CDS encoding alpha-L-fucosidase, translated to MARRTRVLSAFALAAAAALVPVQATAQQAAPAAPPGTPCAAPVKPASQMAVESCDSPERIIEKAANIVPTPGQLAWQQREVTAFTHFGMNTFTGREWGSGTEDEKLFAPKSIDADQWMRAYKAAGAEQVMLTAKHHDGFVLYPSRYTDHSVELSPGSPDVVGAYVKAARKAGLKVGLYLSPSDGAELPHAWHAQWVESIRKKQAEGKSLSLPEQMALEDGDRAPAGEGRFGNGSAVTERTIPTLVPGDDRAAAVKRHKLPTFTVMADDYDAYYLNQLYEIFTQYGPIEELWLDGANPWSGSGITQKYNVKQWFDMVKALSPNTVVFQGPQGVRWVGNEGGTARETEWSVTPHATDPWTGLGSLPNDSTDADIGSRARLLDPTTKYLQWYPAEADVSIRPGWFYHPDQQPKTSAQLMNLYEKSVGRNASLLLNVPPGQDGRIADADVASLTAFGKAVRSTYGTDVRRTKGRTYTFDRVAVREDIRHGQRVEKFAVEARIDGSWQRIAEGTTIGNRRILPLASPVTATAVRVKVLESRATPHLGATTLHLSSTG
- a CDS encoding response regulator transcription factor; amino-acid sequence: MRVVLAEDLFLLRDGLVRMLQAYDFEIAAAVETGPELTRALAELEPDVAVVDVRLPPSHTDEGLQCALAARKARPGLPVLVLSQHVEQLYARELLADGNGAIGYLLKDRVFDADQFIDAVRRVAAGGTAMDPQVISQLLSRRAQDKPMGGLTPRELEVMELMAQGRSNVAIASKMVITERAVAKHTSNIFGKLGLPPSDDDNRRVLAVLAYLDRG
- a CDS encoding sensor histidine kinase, which translates into the protein MNAMQSRIRSALLAAGRGIVLSIAGLAGSITLFVLAVLSIAFIPLGLGLFTTPQVLDAVRRHANQRRLLAATWSDVRIPVPYRPFPKDLRGGFTGQVERTTLMLKDPATWRDIQWLLVDMTAGYFVSVLASALLLYPVEGFVLAAGLWRVFTDDRYWYAFVPVDSQATALAAAALGVVFFLTGLKVSNPLLRLHFVIARSLLAPTHEQELARRIDRLTETRHEAVDTAASELRRIERDLHDGAQARLVAMGMNLGTIEALIEKDPAQAKRLLATARESSAEALTELRDLVRGIHPPVLAERGLGDAVKALALRLPIAAEVDVELAGRAEAPVESAAYFAVSETLTNAAKHSGADRLWVDIHHADSMLRISVTDNGKGGATIGPGSGLSGIERRLGTFDGIMAVSSPAGGPTMVTMEIPCELS
- a CDS encoding MMPL family transporter; this translates as MRRNLAARIGVWSAHHRRTAILGWLLFVVLATGIGGASGMVEMTDAENATGDSARAEQILDDAGLAHPAGELVMVSAAKAGEWRDAAREVSAAVQRTGEVRNLAAPIPSKDGKDALITFDMKRDAATSADRVQPVLDAVSGVREKRPDVTIHQFGEASAGKWLGDLLSEDFKKAEFTAVPLALGILLVAFGAVVAALLPVGLALTACMAAFGLLSLASHQLHLFQTTYSVMFLMGFAVGVDYCLFYLRRERDERAAGRDAETALRIAAATSGRAVLVSGLTVTVAMAGMFLSGLMLFKGFALATITVVLIAVLGSVTVLPALLSWLGDRIDAGRVPLLNRRSRRGARAGGSFAGTILGPVLARPKVFAVSAVVVLLALAAPALGMKTESLGLEKQFGSDSELSVAYRNIEESFPGGPAPALLVIEADDIDSPELRKALAEFGPDKVTVHRAQNVAEIEVPLPDGRSDLAELRDKRVPAAFDGTGAQAYVTGELAGSVDFNDQLKRGIVPVFAFITAVTFLLMLFCFRSYVIAVTSIFLNLLSVGAAYGVMVAVFQHGWGASLIGSEGVGAIEAWMPLFVLVVLFGLSMDYHVFVVSRIREARQSGLDTRAAIDTGIRRTAGAVTGAAVIMVAVFAVFGTLSMQDMQQMGVGLAVAVLLDATIVRMVLLPSVMALLGERNWRTPRGLSRLPSPEHGEAEAAGAVAEPVPSGPGLHG
- a CDS encoding winged helix-turn-helix domain-containing protein; the protein is MANTRTFSAATAVTTAPSATAAAPPSARSVSPNRHRLRAVDPDEIVQPADVADFLPPGATWLPAPQHTLPALPGQPPMIGYLVLVPADQQPAAAAAAARRIVPRPVETPASAGPVLIDTVRRTAMVDENTLDLTFLEFELLAHLVAHPHRVHTRDQLVTTVWGYGHVGDGRTVDVHIARLRRKLGAEHRRSIQTVRRVGYKYAP